The proteins below come from a single Mercenaria mercenaria strain notata chromosome 3, MADL_Memer_1, whole genome shotgun sequence genomic window:
- the LOC123524803 gene encoding uncharacterized protein LOC123524803: MCVDVYNQNNMPLHRMLKRLLWILCTCSIFAALMLGFELGMHTVRTIPQRNPVEIMATRNESNVVSRNQIDRVTTYQGVMASRNHSSNFISNHSSNVYISTENPSTYLQSERFDLIVKMVYAYFYVYKNKVPKVYTEAYIEHIRVWNNFSENCDGMIKAWFDGNKPCKNKRNKSDFISSFHRTLKNIKVKGFNSSVSRIPLDKRGFLLNGAHRVAAAVILSQNVSFEHHNYTHKGHSKDWGYKFFKRRGMPQRALNVVMLEWMKIQTKLPDLNTSVSVVSVFSNNRDKDKAVRKIVKERCSKDNGILYEIRINITKSGMRQLITHMYGQQTWLETKIQNLLSKFNSTSHAVFLFIYAKSYSDLAQCKNEIRKLYNDMILESTAHISDTKEENLILAEMILNPNSIQFMNYAKNAPDCKLIAKEVASLSSITPISTLPGIYVGRDDVMIDSGTVLGLFGLRKRTDADLLFLHDIDKSLLGKQDGITIQAHAFKNNSISKERAWGEDHFSDTGPKNQWDLFYDPNNFGYCYGIKFVSLK, encoded by the coding sequence ATGTGTGTTGATGTTTACAATCAAAACAACATGCCTTTACACAGAATGCTAAAACGATTGCTATGGATTCTGTGTACGTGCTCAATATTTGCAGCATTAATGCTGGGTTTTGAACTTGGCATGCACACGGTTCGCACTATTCCTCAAAGAAATCCGGTTGAGATTATGGCAACTAGAAACGAAAGTAACGTAGTAAGCAGAAACCAAATTGACAGGGTAACTACGTATCAAGGTGTTATGGCATCCAGAAATCATAGCAGTAACTTTATTAGCAACCATAGCAGCAATGTATATATTTCAACTGAAAATCCTTCGACTTATTTACAATCAGAAAGATTTGATTTGATAGTCAAAATGGTGTATGCATATTTCTATGTTTATAAGAACAAAGTTCCAAAAGTTTATACAGAGGCGTACATAGAACATATACGAGTGTGGAATAATTTTTCAGAAAACTGCGACGGTATGATAAAGGCTTGGTTTGATGGAAATAAACCATGCAAAAATAAGCGGAATAAATCTGATTTCATTTCATCGTTCCATAGAACTTTAAAGAACATCAAAGTGAAAGGATTTAATTCTAGTGTGTCAAGGATTCCATTAGACAAACGTGGGTTTCTTCTTAACGGTGCCCATAGAGTAGCAGCTGCAGTAATATTATCTCAAAATGTAAGCTTTGAGCATCACAACTATACGCATAAGGGACATTCTAAAGATTGGGGATATAAGTTCTTCAAACGCAGAGGGATGCCGCAAAGGGCTTTAAATGTGGTTATGTTAGAATGGATGAAAATTCAGACGAAGCTGCCAGACTTGAACACATCCGTTTCAGTTGTTTCCGTATTTTCAAACAATCGCGACAAAGATAAAGCTGTGCGTAAAATTGTAAAAGAACGATGCTCGAAAGATAATGGCATTCTTTATGAAATAAGAATCAATATCACTAAATCCGGAATGCGGCAATTAATAACTCATATGTATGGGCAACAAACCTGGCTAGAGACAAAAATTCAAAACCTTCTATCAAAATTTAATTCAACAAGCCATGCCGTATTTCTGTTTATCTATGCAAAAAGCTACAGTGATCTAGCTCAGTGTAAAAACGAAATAAGAAAGCTTTACAATGATATGATACTTGAATCCACCGCTCACATTTCCGATACTAAAGAAGAGAATTTAATTCTAGCAGAAATGATCCTTAATCCAAATTCTATACAGTTCATGAACTACGCTAAGAATGCGCCGGATtgtaaattaattgcaaaagaaGTTGCCAGTCTTTCATCTATAACACCAATAAGCACACTACCAGGTATATACGTGGGTAGAGATGACGTCATGATTGACTCGGGAACAGTACTTGGCTTGTTTGGTCTGCGCAAACGAACAGATGCTGATCTTTTATTTTTACACGATATTGATAAGTCTCTTCTTGGAAAGCAAGATGGAATCACAATTCAAGCTCatgcttttaaaaacaattcCATTTCAAAGGAGCGTGCATGGGGTGAAGACCATTTCAGTGATACTGGGCCAAAGAATCAATGGGATTTGTTTTATGATCCTAACAATTTCGGTTACTGTTACGGTATTAAATTTGTATCACTTAAATAA
- the LOC128555886 gene encoding loricrin-like: MILKVQKYSRSDGSGGSGSSDGGSGSSCFVCGSGSGNGSSNGGGSGSGSGGCGSGSGGGSSSSGFCCGSGNGGGSGGGGCGSGSGSGSGSRGSAGCGSGSSGSSGRGSGRSGNSSSSSSGCGCSSGGGSGSSGRGSGSSGRGSGSSGNSSSSSSGNGCSSGGGSGSSGGSGIEVVVAEVVVVVVVAKVVVVEVEVVVVVVG, encoded by the exons ATGATTTTGAAAGTACAGAAG tatagtagaaGTGATGgtagtggtggtagtggtagtagtgatGGTGGAAGTGGTAGTAGTTGTTTTGTttgtggtagtggtagtggtaatGGTAGCAGTAATGGTGGTGGTAGTGGAAGTGGTAGTGGTGGctgtggtagtggtagtggtggtggtagtagtagtagtggcttTTGTTGTGGTAGTGGAaatggtggtggtagtggtggtggcgGTTgcggtagtggtagtggtagtggtagtggtagtagggGTAGTGCCGGttgtggtagtggtagtagtggtagtagtggtcGTGGTAGCGGTAGAAGTggtaatagtagtagtagcagtagtggtTGTGGTTGTAGTtctggtggtggtagtggtagtagtggtcgtggtagtggtagtagtggtcGTGGTAGCGGGAGTAGTggtaatagtagtagtagcagtagtggtAATGGTTGTAGTtctggtggtggtagtggtagtagtggtggcAGTGGTATAGAAGTGGTGGTAGCAgaagtagtagtggtggtggtagtggcaAAAGTGGTGGTAGTAGAGGTAgaagtagtagtggtggtggtg